One Brassica napus cultivar Da-Ae chromosome C2, Da-Ae, whole genome shotgun sequence DNA window includes the following coding sequences:
- the LOC106427998 gene encoding lipid phosphate phosphatase epsilon 1, chloroplastic-like yields MAVLVKKFARRDGSEQSGSVEQEASINGSPEIRYERVTGRGIEAIVNSLSTWVVSILFASIILLRRDGTALWGIIGSVLNSALSVVLKRILNQARPATTWRPDPEMPSTHAQSISFIFVFAVLSGKQLKRTWN; encoded by the exons ATGGCCGTTTTAGTCAAAAAATTTGCTCGCAGAGACGGTAGCGAACAATCTGGGTCGGTCGAGCAAGAAGCTTCCATCAATGGGTCTCCAGAGATCCGATACGAGAGGGTAACCGGTCGTGGGATTGAAGCCATCGTTAATAGTCTG AGCACATGGGTTGTGTCTATTCTGTTTGCTTCCATCATTCTTCTGCGGCGTGATGGTACTGCCTTGTGGGGAATCATTGGATCCGTTTTGAATTCGGCTCTTTCAGTGGTGCTGAAGCGTATACTTAACCAAGCGAGGCCTGCTACAACCTGGCGTCCTGATCCCGAGATGCCATCTACTCACGCCCAGTCTATCTCTTTCATATTTGTGTTTGCTGTTTTGTCTGGTAAGCAATTAAAAAGAACTTGGAACTAG